Proteins encoded in a region of the Thermus sp. LT1-2-5 genome:
- the aroA gene encoding 3-phosphoshikimate 1-carboxyvinyltransferase codes for MDRAHLDLRPSGPLRGALRVPGDKSVTHRGLMLLALAEGEGRLLYPLKAGDTLSTARVLEALGAEIAEEGPHFRVRGRGLRLKEPEDVLDCGNAGTLMRLVLGILAGQEGLFAVLTGDASLRRRPMGRVVEPLRAMGAKVEGREGGKKAPLAVRGAPLQGIPYTLPVPSAQVKSALLLAGLFAEGVTEVEEPLPTRDHTERLFRHFGLPLWVEGNRVRTRRTDPFPARDLVVPGDFSSAAFFLVAALITPGSEVVVEGVGLNPTRTGLLRVLSDMGADLEWRVLEGEAGEPVGYIRARYSPLKGVSVDPALIPLMVDEVPILAAAAAWAEGETFIPNLSELRVKESDRVRAIAHNLRALGVEVEEGPDWLRIQGGGVRGGEVEPFHDHRIAMAFAVAGLPVGVRVWEPEWAEISYPGFFRDLLGLCGAS; via the coding sequence ATGGACCGCGCCCACCTGGACCTCAGGCCCTCGGGCCCCTTGCGGGGGGCCTTAAGGGTGCCCGGGGACAAGTCCGTGACCCATCGCGGCCTCATGCTTCTCGCCCTAGCGGAGGGAGAGGGAAGGCTCCTTTACCCCCTCAAGGCCGGGGACACCCTCTCCACCGCCCGGGTCCTCGAGGCCTTGGGGGCGGAGATTGCCGAGGAAGGCCCCCACTTCCGGGTGCGGGGCCGGGGCCTGCGCCTGAAGGAGCCCGAGGACGTCTTGGACTGCGGCAACGCCGGGACGCTCATGCGCCTTGTCCTGGGGATCCTGGCCGGGCAGGAGGGGCTTTTCGCCGTCCTGACCGGGGACGCCTCCCTGCGCCGCCGCCCCATGGGGCGGGTGGTGGAGCCCTTACGGGCCATGGGGGCCAAGGTGGAGGGGCGGGAAGGGGGAAAGAAGGCTCCCTTGGCGGTGCGGGGGGCGCCCTTGCAGGGCATCCCCTACACCCTTCCCGTGCCCAGCGCCCAGGTGAAGAGCGCCCTCCTCCTCGCCGGCCTCTTTGCCGAGGGCGTTACGGAGGTGGAGGAGCCCCTGCCCACCCGGGACCACACGGAAAGGCTTTTCCGCCACTTTGGCCTGCCCCTTTGGGTGGAGGGGAACCGGGTCCGGACCCGCCGGACGGACCCTTTCCCCGCCCGGGACCTGGTGGTGCCGGGGGACTTTTCCTCCGCCGCCTTTTTCCTGGTGGCGGCCCTCATCACCCCTGGCTCGGAGGTGGTGGTGGAGGGGGTGGGCTTGAACCCCACCCGCACCGGGCTTTTGCGGGTCCTTTCGGACATGGGGGCGGATCTGGAGTGGCGGGTCCTGGAGGGGGAGGCGGGGGAGCCCGTGGGCTACATCCGGGCCCGGTATAGCCCCTTAAAGGGGGTTTCCGTGGACCCCGCCCTCATCCCCCTCATGGTGGACGAGGTGCCCATCCTGGCCGCCGCCGCCGCCTGGGCGGAAGGGGAGACCTTCATCCCCAACCTTTCCGAGCTCCGGGTAAAAGAGTCGGACCGGGTGCGGGCCATCGCTCACAACCTGAGGGCCTTGGGGGTGGAGGTGGAGGAGGGCCCGGACTGGCTTAGGATCCAAGGCGGTGGGGTGCGCGGCGGGGAGGTGGAGCCCTTCCACGACCACCGCATCGCCATGGCCTTCGCCGTGGCGGGCCTCCCCGTGGGGGTTAGGGTTTGGGAGCCGGAGTGGGCGGAGATCTCCTACCCGGGCTTTTTCCGGGACCTCCTTGGGCTATGCGGGGCATCGTGA
- a CDS encoding NUDIX domain-containing protein, whose protein sequence is MEDRPQYPIPTVGALVEQGGKVLLVRTAKWRGLWGVPGGKVEWGESLEEALNREFREEVGLRLSAARLVLVQEAIFSPEFYRPTHMLLFNYIAQAEGEVRPNAEILDWAWVAPQEGLRYPLNTFTRALLERYLG, encoded by the coding sequence ATGGAGGATCGCCCGCAGTATCCCATCCCCACGGTGGGGGCCCTAGTGGAGCAGGGGGGTAAGGTGCTCCTGGTGCGCACCGCCAAGTGGCGGGGCCTTTGGGGGGTACCGGGGGGCAAGGTGGAATGGGGGGAGAGCCTGGAGGAGGCCCTCAATCGGGAGTTCCGGGAGGAAGTGGGGCTTCGCCTGAGTGCAGCCCGCTTGGTTTTGGTGCAGGAGGCCATATTCAGCCCGGAGTTTTACCGGCCCACCCACATGCTCCTCTTCAACTACATTGCCCAGGCCGAGGGGGAGGTGAGGCCCAACGCAGAGATTTTGGATTGGGCCTGGGTAGCGCCGCAGGAGGGGTTGCGGTATCCCTTGAACACCTTTACCCGGGCGCTTCTGGAGAGGTATCTGGGATGA
- a CDS encoding bifunctional oligoribonuclease/PAP phosphatase NrnA, translating into MDGNAPDPKYWEKMRLVAEVLKAVEGPIYIATHVDPDGDAIGSSLGLYRALKALGKDARWVAEPPRFLRFLPKEEEYSDPVDQLPPGATLVALDSADPSRVVGVPVEGFVINIDHHGTNPRFGQLAVVDPSKAATAQMVKDLIDLLGVAWTAEIATPVLTGILTDTGNFRFANTTPEVLKVAAELVGYGVKLAELTDRLQFRPPSYFRLMGQVLSTVAFHFGGLLVTAHLPEEAKREEEDSDDFVGLIRYVEGSVVSVFLRKREEGVKVSIRSRGGVSAQNIALKLGGGGHVPAAGATLKGVDLDRAYELVLEAVQEELRRAGYL; encoded by the coding sequence GTGGACGGGAACGCCCCTGACCCCAAGTACTGGGAAAAGATGCGGCTCGTGGCCGAGGTCCTGAAGGCGGTGGAGGGCCCCATCTACATCGCCACCCACGTGGACCCCGATGGGGACGCCATCGGGAGCTCCTTGGGGCTCTATAGGGCCCTCAAGGCCTTGGGCAAGGACGCCCGCTGGGTGGCCGAGCCCCCCCGCTTCCTCCGCTTCCTCCCCAAGGAGGAGGAGTACTCCGACCCCGTGGACCAGCTTCCCCCCGGGGCCACCTTGGTGGCCTTGGACAGCGCCGACCCCTCGAGGGTGGTGGGGGTGCCGGTGGAGGGGTTCGTCATCAACATCGACCACCACGGCACCAACCCCCGCTTCGGCCAGCTTGCCGTGGTGGACCCCTCCAAGGCGGCCACGGCCCAGATGGTCAAGGACCTCATCGACCTTCTGGGGGTGGCCTGGACGGCGGAGATCGCCACCCCCGTGCTCACCGGCATCCTCACGGACACCGGCAACTTCCGCTTCGCCAACACCACCCCCGAGGTGCTCAAGGTGGCGGCGGAGTTGGTGGGCTACGGGGTGAAGCTGGCCGAGCTCACCGACCGCCTGCAGTTCCGCCCCCCCTCCTACTTCCGCCTTATGGGCCAGGTCCTCTCCACCGTGGCCTTCCACTTCGGGGGGCTTTTGGTCACGGCCCACCTGCCGGAGGAGGCCAAGCGGGAGGAGGAGGACTCCGACGACTTCGTGGGTCTGATCCGCTACGTGGAGGGGAGCGTGGTTTCCGTCTTCCTGCGCAAGCGGGAGGAGGGGGTGAAGGTGTCCATCCGCTCCCGGGGCGGGGTTTCCGCCCAGAACATCGCCCTGAAGCTGGGAGGCGGGGGGCACGTGCCCGCCGCCGGGGCCACCTTGAAGGGGGTGGACCTGGACCGGGCCTACGAGCTGGTGCTGGAGGCGGTCCAGGAGGAGCTCAGGCGGGCGGGGTACCTTTAA
- the cmk gene encoding (d)CMP kinase has protein sequence MRGIVTLDGPSASGKSSVARRVAEALGVPYLSSGLLYRAAAFLALRAGVDPKDEAGLLRLLQAHRVRLVPGRENRVLADGEDLTPFLHTLEVDRVVSEVARHPGVRAWVNERLKEVPPPFVAEGRDMGTAVFPEAPHKFYLTASPEVRARRRAQERPETYEAVLRDLLARDEKDRAQSAPAPDALVLDTSGMTLDEVVAWVLAHLKD, from the coding sequence ATGCGGGGCATCGTGACCCTCGATGGGCCTTCCGCCTCGGGGAAAAGCTCCGTGGCGAGGCGGGTGGCGGAGGCCCTGGGGGTGCCCTACCTTTCCAGCGGCCTCCTCTACCGGGCGGCGGCCTTCCTGGCCCTGAGGGCCGGGGTGGACCCTAAGGACGAGGCCGGGCTTCTTCGGCTTCTCCAGGCGCACCGGGTGCGCCTGGTGCCGGGGCGGGAAAACCGGGTTCTGGCGGATGGGGAGGACCTCACGCCCTTCCTTCACACCCTCGAGGTGGACCGGGTGGTCTCGGAGGTGGCCCGCCACCCGGGGGTGCGGGCCTGGGTGAACGAGCGGCTCAAGGAGGTGCCCCCGCCCTTCGTGGCCGAGGGCCGGGACATGGGCACCGCGGTGTTTCCCGAGGCCCCCCACAAGTTCTACCTCACGGCAAGCCCCGAGGTGCGGGCCAGGCGGCGGGCCCAGGAGCGGCCCGAGACCTATGAGGCGGTGTTGCGGGACCTCTTGGCGCGGGACGAGAAGGACCGGGCCCAAAGCGCCCCCGCCCCCGATGCCCTCGTCCTGGACACCAGCGGCATGACCCTGGACGAGGTGGTGGCCTGGGTCTTGGCCCACCTGAAGGACTAG
- the tmpR gene encoding bifunctional dihydropteridine reductase/dihydrofolate reductase TmpR, which yields MRVALVTGSAKGIGRAILLALAKEGFHVAVHYRTSQGLAEATRAEAEALGVKAITVRADLTREEEVAGLVEEVRYHLGGVGVLVNNVGDYLYKPIEEVSLEEWRWIMDTNLTATFLLTQKVLPLMVAQGYGRIVNLGYAGATHPIARPHITPYAIAKMGVVLYTKAIAKRFASAGITANVVAPGVAENSVSKPLQEIPMGRLALLEEVARAVLFFVREPYLTGQVLEVAGGWNL from the coding sequence ATGAGGGTCGCCTTGGTCACGGGAAGCGCAAAAGGCATTGGCCGGGCCATCCTCTTGGCCTTGGCCAAGGAGGGGTTCCACGTGGCCGTGCACTACCGCACCTCCCAGGGCCTGGCCGAGGCCACCCGGGCCGAGGCGGAGGCCTTGGGGGTGAAGGCCATCACGGTGCGGGCCGACCTCACCCGGGAGGAGGAGGTGGCGGGCCTCGTGGAGGAGGTGCGCTACCACCTGGGGGGGGTGGGGGTCCTGGTGAACAACGTGGGGGATTACCTCTACAAGCCCATAGAGGAGGTTTCCTTGGAGGAGTGGCGCTGGATTATGGACACCAACCTCACCGCCACCTTCCTCCTCACCCAGAAGGTTCTCCCCCTTATGGTGGCCCAGGGGTATGGGCGCATCGTCAACCTGGGCTACGCCGGGGCCACCCACCCCATCGCCCGGCCCCACATCACCCCCTACGCCATCGCCAAGATGGGGGTGGTCCTTTACACCAAGGCCATCGCTAAGCGCTTTGCCTCGGCGGGGATCACCGCCAACGTGGTGGCCCCCGGGGTGGCGGAGAACTCCGTTTCCAAGCCCCTTCAGGAGATCCCCATGGGGCGGCTCGCCCTCCTGGAGGAGGTGGCCCGGGCGGTGCTCTTCTTCGTGCGGGAGCCCTACCTCACGGGGCAGGTCCTCGAGGTGGCGGGGGGGTGGAACCTGTAG
- a CDS encoding CDP-alcohol phosphatidyltransferase family protein: MVPGAKARPVQEFLNVLLFRPLAHLLVRLLLPTPVRPPHLVLLHTGLVLLAAGLLYRGEDLWAACLLQLKTVLDNADGQLARLRGEVSALGRYLDTEMDLLGNLALFLALALRTGEGEKAFLAFVVFTLVQSFDFNLERLYREARGLPLPEEPPDPETPLLRLLRGLYARLFLPQDRAIRALELSLQRRLGLDPLRFWDEGALAGVVNLGLSTQLFFLGVFLLFHQPAAYLTFVLLQALYLGLGYVWRIARSIPSPRWGP, from the coding sequence ATGGTGCCGGGGGCCAAGGCTAGGCCAGTGCAGGAGTTCCTCAACGTTCTCCTCTTCCGCCCCCTGGCCCACCTCCTGGTGCGCCTCCTCCTTCCCACCCCGGTGCGCCCTCCCCACCTGGTCCTCCTCCACACGGGCCTGGTCCTCCTCGCCGCCGGGCTCCTTTACCGGGGCGAGGACCTTTGGGCAGCCTGCCTCCTCCAGCTCAAGACCGTGCTGGACAACGCCGACGGGCAGCTTGCCCGGCTTCGGGGGGAGGTGAGCGCCTTGGGCCGCTATTTGGACACGGAGATGGACCTCCTGGGCAACCTCGCCCTCTTCCTGGCCCTGGCCCTGCGCACGGGGGAGGGGGAGAAGGCGTTCCTCGCCTTTGTCGTCTTCACCCTGGTCCAGTCCTTTGACTTCAACCTGGAAAGGCTTTACCGGGAGGCGCGGGGGCTTCCCCTTCCCGAGGAACCCCCGGACCCCGAAACCCCCCTTCTCCGCCTCCTTCGGGGCCTTTACGCCCGCCTCTTCCTCCCCCAGGACCGCGCCATCCGGGCCTTGGAGCTTTCCCTACAGAGGCGCTTGGGCCTGGACCCCTTGCGCTTTTGGGACGAGGGGGCCTTGGCGGGGGTGGTGAACCTGGGGCTTAGCACCCAGCTCTTCTTCCTCGGGGTGTTCCTCCTCTTCCACCAGCCTGCGGCCTACCTCACCTTCGTCCTCCTCCAGGCCCTGTATCTTGGCCTTGGGTACGTATGGAGGATCGCCCGCAGTATCCCATCCCCACGGTGGGGGCCCTAG